The DNA segment AAGCAATTAACAAGACTCTTTTCGCTGTTTCCAGTGACGATCTTCGTCCTGCTATGATGGGGGTTTATTTTGAGATCGGAACGGAGGGAAGCAGATTTGTGGCTACTGATGGGCATCGATTAGTTAAGTACTCGAATAAAGAAATTAAAGCCGATTCTGATGCTAATTTCATCATTCCTGATAAAGCTCTTAGCCTCATTCAGAAAACTATTTCCGGAGAAAGCTGTGATGTAACAGTGACGCAGGACCATGCTCGTTTCAAAAGTGGTAATACCATTCTAATCACTCGCCTCATTAATGAGCAGTATCCTAACTACGATTCCGTTATTCCTCGTGATAATGATAAGTTTTTGACCATCAGCAAAGAGCAGATGCTTTCAACCGTAAGAAGGGTATCTATTTTCTCCAGTTCTACTACCCGGCAAATTCGCCTCCAGCTAGATACTGATAAGTTGACTATTCGTGCCGAAGATTTAGATATGAGCAGCGAAGCAAAAGAAACCATTGATTGCGAATACAACAATGAAAGCATGGAAATTGGCTTCAACGCTAAATACCTCGGAGATGTGCTTAGCAACATTGATGATGAGGAGGTAAGTTTTGAATTTTCCTCTCCAAATAGAGCTGGAATTGTTAAGCCATCCAGTGACGATGAAAACGAAGATATTCTGATGCTGGTAATGCCCGTGATGCTGAACAGCTATGCCTGATGAGCCAGGTAATTACCCTCACTACTGATTTTGGACTACAAGACCATTATGTAAGCGCCATGAAGGCGGTCATTTTAGGAATTGCTCCGGATGTTCGCCTAATCGATGTTTCTCATAACATTCCTCCGCAAGATATTATGGCTGGAGCGTGGGTTACTCGCAATGCTGCTTTTCTTTTCCCTCCAGGAACTGTACACCTTGTTGTTGTGGATCCCGGAGTTGGAACCGAGCGACATCCTATCGTTTTAAAGATAGAAGATCAGTACTTCGTCGGCCCTGATAACGGCATCTTCTCCCTTCTTTACGATGAATTCAAATTCAAAGCTTATAAGCTCAATAAGCAAAAGTACTGGCGTAAAGAGCGCTCAAGAACTTTCCATGGAAGAGATATATTCGCTCCTATCGCAGCACATATAAGCAATGGAGTTTCTTTAAAAGACCTAGGAGATCCTATTAAAGACCTTGTAACCTACCACTGGGCTGTTCCACTAGGTGACAAAGATGGATTGCAAGGCTGGGTAATCCATATTGACCGCTTTGGTAACTTAATTACCAATATTTCTGAGCAATTACTTGAAGATATGGTAGGAAGAAGAAAAGTGAAGATTTATGTAGGGAATACAATCATCGATCACCTGGTAAATACTTTTGGTGATGTGGAGCCTGGCGAACCTGTGGCCTTTATAGGAAGTTCCGGGATGTTAGAGGTGGGTATCAATAAAGGAAATGCTTCGGAGATGTTAAGTGTTCATAAGGGTGCACAGATTTCTTTAGTGCTACAAAAGTAGTGAAACACCATAGAATTCGTGGCGTAAGTAGCTGTCAATTTTAAAAAGAAGGATATGAATTTAGAACTAAGATCACCGGTTGATGAGAGAGCGACCATTCATGTACCTGAGGACATTTCCGAATTAGCGATGCCATTTAATGGAACCATTTGTTCTCAAGAGGGAGATGAATATCAGGTAAAGAACAATATCATAGATATTATGGGCAAGGGACCAGGCTTTACTACCATTGCTCAAACCACCAATCATTTTAAAGTAACTGCTTCGCTCTACGAAGATATTTGGCGAAAGCGATCTCTATCCCTTCTTTCAGGTGAGGACTTCCCCATTGAAAAAGAACACGAATTATTAATAGACTGGACTTCGCCAAGGGCAAATGGATTATATCTTGATCTTGGATGTTCCACAGCTCTATACGCCCGAGCACTAAAAGCAGCTCAAAAAGAAGCCCACATTGTAGCGCTAGATTTCTCTTCTCAAATGCTAGAAGAGGCACGTTTAAAAGCTGAAGCAGATGAAACCGATATGTTTTTGGTTCGGGCTAATGGAAAAGAACTCCCTTTTTTCAGCAAGGCCTTTGATGGAATTGTTATGGGCGGCACATTAAATGAGTTGGATGAACCCCTTAAAGTACTTTATGAAGCCCGACGAGTTATTAAGGCTGATGGCGTTTTCTTCATGATGCATTTGATCAAAAGCGATGCCTGGTATGGGAGACTGCTTCAGGAATCTATTGGTTTGGGAGGCATTAAATTCTGGACCGTCAAAGAAAGCAACGAATTGTTTAAACAAGCCGGCTTTAAAGTTTCTGACCAAATTAACCGTGGAATTGTTTGTTTTTCAAAACTCACTCCAAATAATTAGGGTTATTTCTTCTCTATAATTCGCATTATCTTTTTGGACTTTTCTCCACCAGATGCGAATTCTAGTATTAGTTATAGGGACATTGCTAATTAGCTGCTCGAACTCAAGTAACGTGCCTGTTTCGAGTGAAGATGAAGCAATAGGTGAACTTAGCCCTCTAATGCTCCTACCCTCGGCTCCACAATCAGCAAATCTGGCCGCTGCTCAAGCTATACACAATGATGAAATCTGGAGTGATGGAATTGCTGGGCTGGATTTATCGGGTGATGGACAAGTACTTGGATATTGGGATGAAAACCAACCCAGATTGACTCATCAGGAATATAGCGGAAGAGTTACCTTTGAAGATTCAGAATCCGGAACAAATAATGCTCATGCCACCCAAATGGTTGGCACAATGGTAGCCTCGGGGATCGAAAGTGATGCACGAGGAATGGCTGGTTCTGCTACTGTTGAGGCCTGGAACTGGAATAGTGATATTTCAGAGATGGCAACCGAAGCAGCAAGTGGATTGCTAACCTCGGCTCATCCCTATAGTGAAACTGCGGGCTGGACAACAAACTCTAGTCTTTGTGGGTCTGATCCTGAATGGATGTGGTTTACTATTGAATCAGCTGACTCTGTAAAAGCATACCAATTTGGGTACTATGATTCACAAGCCGAACAATGGGATAGTGTCGCATATCTTTATCCCAATTACCTGATCATAAAAGCTGCTGGTAATGAACGGGGAGATGGCCCTGATTCACAGCCATTGAAGCACTGGAAATATGATTCCGATTTTAATTGCGTGCAGGATTCGACTTCAGTAAGAGAGTTAGATGGGGGCTCAACTGGCTTTGAATCTGTTAATGCTGCTTCACTTGCAAAAAATGTCCTTGTTGTAGGGGCTGTTGAAAGCTCCTCGAATAGTTTTGATGATTTAAGTTCTGTGAGTCCAATATCAGGGTCTGGATTTGGACCAACTGATGACGGCAGAATAAAGCCTGATATTGTTGCCCCAACTGGCGTTTACACATCCACCTCTTCAGCTGACGATGCTTATTCAACGGGTTCAGGAACTTCGGCTGCTACAGCCGTTGTAGCAGGGTCTGTCGCTTTGATCAGGCAGCATTATCAAGATCTCAATTCAGATACCTTAACTTCAGCATCCTTAAGAGCATTACTTGCGCATACGGCAGATGATGTTGAGAATACTGGCCCGGACTTTAAAACCGGCTGGGGTCTTATGAATACTGAGCGTGCTGTTCGCTTCCTGTCTTCAAATAGTGAAAACCCATCGGGCACAATATTAAAAGATACCTTATTAACTGATGGAAATACGATTCAATTATCCATCACTCATTCGTCTGATCGACCATTAATCGTAACCGTAGCCTGGACCGATCCCCAGGGAATATCTCCTAGTTCATTAGATGACCCAACTGATATTTTATTGGTGAATGATATCGACCTTTCTGTTACCGACCCGGACCTGAGTAGCCACCAACCCTGGACCCTGGATCAATCAAATCCAGATAATTTGGCTACAACCGGAGATAATGATGTTGATAATATAGAGCAGGTTTATATCGAAAATCCTTCTTCAGGAACTTACACGGTATCTATAAGCCATGAAGGAAGTCTTAATTCTGGAAGTCAACAAATATCCATTTTGGTTAGTGATGCTGAACCTGAAATTTCCATTGAAACGATCGCCTCTGGTAACTGGTCAAATAGTTCTACCTGGGAAAATGGAGTAGTTCCTTCAACAAGTTTACAAAGAGCTGTACTGAATCACGCCATTACACTAGACCAAACAGCTGGCACCCGAGGTATAACTTTTGACGGCTCATCGGCTGAGCTAATCCTTAATGAAAATGATCTGAGTTTATATGGAGGAGTGTATTATGAGTCAGGAGGCGCCGGCTTTTCTGGTGATACTTCTTCAACACTTTCTATTCTGAACTGGGACGCGGACTCAGATTCATTAGCTTTTAAAGCAAGTAGTGAACAGTTAGGTGAATTGACTATTAACTCAGATGGTGACTCTGTAAATATGGGTTCTGACCTAAATATTTACTCGCGCCTTTACCTTGCTAATGGCTCACTTTCAACGGATAACTATTCCGTTACCTTATTGAGCGATTCTTTAAAAACAGCTTTACTGGAGAAAGAAAACGGAAGTATCAAGGGTTCTCTGAATTATACCCGAACCTTTCATAGCACCAATTCCGGGTGGCGATTAATCTCTTCTCCTTTTGGAAGTTCTATGTTTAGTGTTCTTCAAGATAGTTTTCACACACAGGGTGGCGCATGGGCAGAAATAAGCGTTTCACAAAACCAATCAAACCTGTTTTTATTCGATAGCCAGGATCAGTCATTTTCCGGATATATAGGAAATGACAGCACCTTTACTTCCGGTGAAGGGTACCCTTTCTATATGTATAGTTCGGAATTCGGAGGAGGAGATATTCTACCACAGGGATTGAAATTCAACGGAACTGAGCCAGACTCTGTAATACTAGACCTCACACGCGGTTCTCATGACTCTCTAAGTTATAATCTTGTCGGTAACCCTTTTGCAGGGAGTTTAGACTGGCATAACATTGTTTCCAATTCGACAAATATCAGTACCAGTTATGCTACATGGGACCCCGAGACTCAGGCTTATATGTATTATAGCTCTTCATCTCAGGTTGGTGATGCCGGCAGATACATAGCTCCTATGCAGGGATTTTTTGTGCAAGCTACTGATACCAGTCCGGTACTACGATTTAGGCAATCACAAAAGTCATCTAGTCAACCAACTTATTTTGGGAAACAGATTTCAGCTCCAATTCCCCAATACATCCGTTTTGAACTAAAGGATGACACGAAAACGGTTTTGGACAACCAAGCTCACCTAATCTTCAATGAAGTGGCTGGTTCAGGAATTGATAATTGGGATATGCTCCGCTTAAAATCTTTAAATGGAGCTTCGAGCGAACTTTCTTTTGAAAGTGAAAATGGGATCAATGTTTTCGAAGGCAGATCTTCATTAGCTGAGGTTGATGAAATACCCATTAATCTATCTGTTTCTGAAAAAGGGCTCTATACGATTAACTGGGCACTTAGTAAATCGATCCCCGAAAACTGGCAGTTTACACTACATGATGATTCTCATGATGTGGAGCTGGATATGAGAGCATTTTCTGAATATTCCTTTACTCTGTCAACATTGACCAGCGGAAGATTCAGAATTTCTATAAACCGCACCGATGAGCCTAATACTGAGAATACCGATTCTCCATATACCTATTCTGTTGCTCAAAACTTTCCAAATCCCTTTAACCCAACTACTACCATTCAATTTAGTTTAGCTGAGTCGGTACCTGTACGTATTGAGGTATTCAATGCACTTGGTCAACGAGTAGCCCTAATAGTAGATGAGCAACTTACGGCTGGGTACCATCAGATTCCGTTTAACGCTTCATCTCTTTCAAGTGGGGTGTATTATTATCGTATAGAAGCTGGAAGTTTTGTCGAAACCAGATCGATGGTATTGATTAAATAAGAGGTCAATCTGGTAATCTAAACACTATTGGTAGGGAGTATTGAACACAAACCAGTTCTCCGTTATTCATTCCTGGACTAAATTTTGCCAGTTTTACTACCCTCAAAGCTTCTTCATCTGCTCCACCTCCTATTCCTCTAATCACTCGCGGTTCTGTTACTTCTCCTTCTTTATTTACAACAAATTGAACGGTCACTCTACCTTCAATTCCTGCTCTTCTTGCCAAGGGTGGATAGTTAATTTGACTTGTTAATGATGCAATGCCTCCTATCAGAACTGGCATCTGTTCAGCAACCGTGAGAAAACCAGGACAACCTTCGGAAAGATCTTGTTCATTCTCAAGCCCTAAATCACAAGAAGTGAAAATTAAAAATAAGATCAATATGTGCCTGGTTCTTTTCAATCACATCCTCTCCGGAGCTGTAATCCCTAAAATAGTTAGTCCATTTTTGAGGACTTGAGCAGTAACACTAGCTAACGCTATTCTTGCTTGCGCTAATTCTTTTTCTACCCCAATAATTCTACAGTCATGGTAGAAGGTGGTGAATGCTGAAGCAACATCGTTCAGAAAATTAATAACACGATGAGGCTCTTTTGCATCGGCTGCACTCTTTATTGCTTCGGGGAACTTGAATACGGTTTTAAGAAGTGAAATTTCTGCTTCGTGAGTTAGTAGCTTCAGGTTAGCATCCCCTGAAAAAGAATACTCTTCTTTGGCTTTCCT comes from the Balneola sp. genome and includes:
- the dnaN gene encoding DNA polymerase III subunit beta, producing MKFSVSSSELNKGLSAVIGAVPSKATLPILETILFESEDGKLKLTATDLEISIIEYIEADIEEDGAVAIPARRLLETLRQLPNITVFFEVDERKNINFKTDKGNYKLVGDESEEFPEVPSLEGGINIASSSELIHKAINKTLFAVSSDDLRPAMMGVYFEIGTEGSRFVATDGHRLVKYSNKEIKADSDANFIIPDKALSLIQKTISGESCDVTVTQDHARFKSGNTILITRLINEQYPNYDSVIPRDNDKFLTISKEQMLSTVRRVSIFSSSTTRQIRLQLDTDKLTIRAEDLDMSSEAKETIDCEYNNESMEIGFNAKYLGDVLSNIDDEEVSFEFSSPNRAGIVKPSSDDENEDILMLVMPVMLNSYA
- a CDS encoding methyltransferase domain-containing protein — protein: MNLELRSPVDERATIHVPEDISELAMPFNGTICSQEGDEYQVKNNIIDIMGKGPGFTTIAQTTNHFKVTASLYEDIWRKRSLSLLSGEDFPIEKEHELLIDWTSPRANGLYLDLGCSTALYARALKAAQKEAHIVALDFSSQMLEEARLKAEADETDMFLVRANGKELPFFSKAFDGIVMGGTLNELDEPLKVLYEARRVIKADGVFFMMHLIKSDAWYGRLLQESIGLGGIKFWTVKESNELFKQAGFKVSDQINRGIVCFSKLTPNN
- a CDS encoding T9SS C-terminal target domain-containing protein codes for the protein MRILVLVIGTLLISCSNSSNVPVSSEDEAIGELSPLMLLPSAPQSANLAAAQAIHNDEIWSDGIAGLDLSGDGQVLGYWDENQPRLTHQEYSGRVTFEDSESGTNNAHATQMVGTMVASGIESDARGMAGSATVEAWNWNSDISEMATEAASGLLTSAHPYSETAGWTTNSSLCGSDPEWMWFTIESADSVKAYQFGYYDSQAEQWDSVAYLYPNYLIIKAAGNERGDGPDSQPLKHWKYDSDFNCVQDSTSVRELDGGSTGFESVNAASLAKNVLVVGAVESSSNSFDDLSSVSPISGSGFGPTDDGRIKPDIVAPTGVYTSTSSADDAYSTGSGTSAATAVVAGSVALIRQHYQDLNSDTLTSASLRALLAHTADDVENTGPDFKTGWGLMNTERAVRFLSSNSENPSGTILKDTLLTDGNTIQLSITHSSDRPLIVTVAWTDPQGISPSSLDDPTDILLVNDIDLSVTDPDLSSHQPWTLDQSNPDNLATTGDNDVDNIEQVYIENPSSGTYTVSISHEGSLNSGSQQISILVSDAEPEISIETIASGNWSNSSTWENGVVPSTSLQRAVLNHAITLDQTAGTRGITFDGSSAELILNENDLSLYGGVYYESGGAGFSGDTSSTLSILNWDADSDSLAFKASSEQLGELTINSDGDSVNMGSDLNIYSRLYLANGSLSTDNYSVTLLSDSLKTALLEKENGSIKGSLNYTRTFHSTNSGWRLISSPFGSSMFSVLQDSFHTQGGAWAEISVSQNQSNLFLFDSQDQSFSGYIGNDSTFTSGEGYPFYMYSSEFGGGDILPQGLKFNGTEPDSVILDLTRGSHDSLSYNLVGNPFAGSLDWHNIVSNSTNISTSYATWDPETQAYMYYSSSSQVGDAGRYIAPMQGFFVQATDTSPVLRFRQSQKSSSQPTYFGKQISAPIPQYIRFELKDDTKTVLDNQAHLIFNEVAGSGIDNWDMLRLKSLNGASSELSFESENGINVFEGRSSLAEVDEIPINLSVSEKGLYTINWALSKSIPENWQFTLHDDSHDVELDMRAFSEYSFTLSTLTSGRFRISINRTDEPNTENTDSPYTYSVAQNFPNPFNPTTTIQFSLAESVPVRIEVFNALGQRVALIVDEQLTAGYHQIPFNASSLSSGVYYYRIEAGSFVETRSMVLIK
- a CDS encoding energy transducer TonB: MPVLIGGIASLTSQINYPPLARRAGIEGRVTVQFVVNKEGEVTEPRVIRGIGGGADEEALRVVKLAKFSPGMNNGELVCVQYSLPIVFRLPD